The following proteins are co-located in the Vigna unguiculata cultivar IT97K-499-35 chromosome 9, ASM411807v1, whole genome shotgun sequence genome:
- the LOC114163554 gene encoding uncharacterized protein LOC114163554 has product MTGAEAASSSNLVMGRCMIAGESLCVLYDSGATHSFVSIACVERLGLPVRELQCELVVSTPASDCREKRLLFPDSEELELVSRQGVVKEIQGGAQCFIIFTRMEVGEKEGTSVIPVVHEFENVFPDEVLGLPPSREVEFSIDLVPGTSPVSMAPYRMVPAELVELKKQIEELMEKQFIRPSTSP; this is encoded by the exons ATGACCGGAGCAGAGGCTGCAAGCTCAAGTAATCTTGTTATGGGTCGATGCATGATAGCTGGTGAATCTTTGTGTGTactgtatgattctggagcgacacactcttttgtgtcaattGCTTGTGTGGAGCGTCTGGGTCTGCCGGTGCGCGAGCTGCAGTGCGAACTGGTAGTATCTACCCCGGCGTCAG attGTCGTGAGAAAAGATTGTTGTTCCCCGACTCTGAGGAGCTTGAGTTGGTGTCTCGTCAAGGAGTGGTGAAGGAGATTCAGGGTGGCGCACAATGCTTCATAATCTTCACCCGTATGGAGGTAGGGGAGAAGGAGGGAACATCGGTCATACCTGTGGTGCATGAGTTTGAAAACGTATTCCCGGATGAAGTACTAGGGTTacctcccagtagagaggtggagttctctattgatctgGTACCAGGAACAAGCCCGGTGTCGATGGCTCCATATCGCATGGTTCCGGCAGAGTTAGTggaactcaagaaacagatagaggaaTTGATGGAGAAgcagttcatccgacccagcacttcgCCTTAG